One part of the Haliaeetus albicilla chromosome 9, bHalAlb1.1, whole genome shotgun sequence genome encodes these proteins:
- the LOC138686789 gene encoding uncharacterized protein, whose translation MVLNPLLPRESRTLGDPQPCSGSPPSLQDPQSHHNPSPSWVELRSGMCLVRPVPSGYLLVTLQRTLSTRQGENWARADSQPRQGQSSGHSVTPVTSDLSQTEPLARTPPSPGREVTPAQSQGSHTTAVTHPSPPPRGVQHPMPKSGHRRVRHPVPRRPPAQPTADWQDSSPPQPPPTQPDTGMRGLAPICPPKPSPPRRKKGTKTKPQATESCPCTPCPPQGPALSPTKVVPRDIPGRALSKLGSDSAWWPLLQAGSQVSPCPTALLAGQQPSATEVVAKGSGGSGKDVAEPVLPSRASPTILLHQAQMESSSSGHDAGDESLATRFIAFFTGPHPYLQE comes from the exons ATGGTCCTCAATCCCCTGCTGCCACGGGAGAGCAGGACCCTGGGtgacccccagccctgcagtggGAGTCCCCCATCCCTGCAGGACCCCCAGTCCCACCACAACCCCTCGCCCAGCTGGGTGGAGCTGCGGAGCGGGATGTGCCTGGTGCGGCCGGTGCCATCAGGCTACTTGCTGGTGACCCTGCAGAGGACCCTCAGCACCAGGCAGGGGGAGAACTGGGCGAGAGCTGACAGCCAGCCGCGGCAGGGCCAAAGCAGCGGCCACTCGGTCACCCCTGTGACCAGTGACTTGTCCCAGACCGAGCCACTGGCCAGGACCCCCCCCTCACCAGGCAGGGAGGTGACCCCTGCACAGTCCCAGGGGTCCCACACCACGGCTGTCACCcacccaagccccccccccaggggtgTGCAGCACCCCATGCCCAAATCTGGCCACCGGCGTGTGCGTCACCCGGTCCCCCGCCGGCCCCCTGCCCAGCCGACGGCAGACTGGCAGGACTCCtcgcccccgcagccccccccaacccagccTGACACTGGCATGAGGGGCTTGGCACCCATCTGTCCCCCCAAGCCGTCACCTCCCAGGAGGAAGAAGGGCACCAAGACCAAGCCACAGGCCACCGAGAGCTGCCCCTGcaccccctgtcccccccagggtcctgctctgtccccaaCCAAGGTGGTCCCCAGGGACATCCCTGGCAGGGCTCTGTCCAAGCTTGGCTCCGACTCAGCGTGGTGGCccttgctgcaggcagggagccaggtgtccccgtgtcccacagccctgctggCAGGCCAGCAGCCAAGCGCTACCGAGGTGGTGGCCAAAGGCAGCGGTGGCTCCGGCAAGGACGTGGCCGAGCCGGTGCTCCCCAGCAGAGCCTCCCCCACCATCCTCCTGCATCAGGCCCAGATGGAGAGCTCCAGCTCTGGCCATGATGCTGGGGATGAGTCACTGGCCACCAGGTTTATCGCCTTCTTCACGG GTCCCCATCCTTACCTGCAGGAATGA